The proteins below are encoded in one region of Triticum aestivum cultivar Chinese Spring chromosome 1B, IWGSC CS RefSeq v2.1, whole genome shotgun sequence:
- the LOC123093372 gene encoding solute carrier family 35 member F2 yields the protein MEIRTKDDAWRLLLVLFLGQLVAFSMAACSFASSFIANLGVDTPLAQSFCTHLLLTLVYVPILLRRRQKLRIPWYWYLVLAFVDVQGNYLVTEAYQYSSITSVTLLDCWTVVWAIILTWYALGTRYSFWQFLGAGTCVAGLALVLLSDAKTPDTQDPNKTPLLGDALVIAGTVCYAFSNVGEEHCVKKNDRVEVVAMLGLFGVLVSTIQIFMFERKSVEAIAWSPTMISLFAGYAVAGFMFYTIAPFVLQMSGATLLNLSLLTSDMWAVAIRVFFYQQQINWLYYLAFAVVAIGLIIYSLNENSSADATATSTEAAAHYQLLPSEESSIGSGSNLDRKERKQPEAHIC from the exons ATGGAGATCCGGACCAAGGACGACGCATGGCGCCTGCTGCTGGTGCTCTTCCTTGGCCAGCTCGTGGCCTTCTCCATGGCGGCCTGCAGCTTCGCCTCCTCTTTCATCGCCAATCTCG GAGTTGACACACCACTCGCGCAATCATTCTGCACACATCTCCTGTTGACCTTAGTTTATGTGCCGATCCTCTTGCGTCGACGACAGAAGCTGCGG ATACCTTGGTATTGGTACTTAGTGCTGGCCTTCGTCGATGTCCAGGGGAACTATCTGG TTACCGAGGCGTACCAGTACTCATCCATCACCAGCGTAACATTGTTGGATTGTTGGACTGTTGTATGGGCCATCATACTCACCTGGTACGCACTAGGCACGAGATATTCTTTCTGGCAATTTCTGGGGGCAGGGACCTGTGTGGCTGGGCTAGCTCTTGTGCTCCTTTCAGATGCAAAAACTCCAGATACACAGG ATCCAAATAAAACACCACTTCTAGGGGATGCCCTTGTTATTGCCGGGACAGTTTGTTATGCATTTAGCAATGTCGGGGAG GAGCACTGTGTCAAGAAGAACGACAGAGTAGAAGTTGTCGCAATGCTTGGACTATTTGGAGTGCTTGTCAGTACAATTCAGAT ATTTATGTTTGAAAGGAAGAGCGTAGAAGCAATTGCCTGGTCTCCAACAATG ATAAGTTTGTTTGCAGGATATGCCGTTGCAGGATTTATGTTCTACACCATTGCTCCTTTTGTCCTTCAG ATGAGTGGAGCAACATTGCTTAACCTCTCGCTCTTAACATCTGACATGTGGGCAGTCGCCATTCGAGTATTTTTCTATCAACAACAG ATAAACTGGTTGTACTATCTAGCATTCGCAGTTGTGGCCATCGGATTGATCATCTACTCACTGAA TGAGAATTCTTCGGCTGATGCAACAGCTACAAGTACAGAAGCAGCCGCTCACTATCAACTACTTCCAAGTGAGGAGAGCTCAATAGGAAGTGGTTCCAATTTGGACAGAAAAGAAAGGAAGCAACCAGAAGCTCACATCTGTTAA